Proteins from a single region of Deinococcus fonticola:
- a CDS encoding type II toxin-antitoxin system PemK/MazF family toxin: MAVGLIRRGDIFLTHFGPARAGEPDFKRPAVVITNNVANAKADALTVVPLTSNLNTVYDFQLLLPTERTGLNLDSKAQTELITCIAVSRIGKRLGQVPEELMTELDGKIRLHLAL, translated from the coding sequence ATGGCTGTAGGACTCATCCGGCGCGGCGACATTTTTCTGACCCATTTCGGCCCCGCCCGCGCTGGTGAGCCGGACTTCAAACGCCCCGCTGTGGTCATCACCAACAATGTCGCCAACGCCAAAGCGGATGCCCTGACGGTGGTTCCACTCACGAGCAACCTGAACACCGTCTATGACTTTCAGCTTCTGCTGCCCACCGAGCGCACCGGTCTCAATCTGGACAGCAAAGCCCAGACGGAACTCATCACCTGCATTGCCGTCAGCCGAATCGGCAAGCGCCTGGGGCAAGTTCCTGAAGAGCTGATGACCGAACTGGACGGCAAAATCCGCTTGCATCTGGCGCTGTAA
- a CDS encoding IS30 family transposase, whose translation MRYHRITLPTRYRIHALHQAGHSPTDIGQQLGFHRTTITKELKRVTPYHPELAHQNAIAEQSRRHLSRIAPHLWNMVTARLKEFHSPEQIYGRCKLEGQPCPSIEAIYQFAYRSPELTAFLRQGRKSRRHRSCTRKAPELWQSITERPQEANKRSEIGHLEADLLEGKKGKGSMVVMEDRCSRLVTLNLVMRKTAVEVFSAMDAVLDTHIVKTITIDQGREFVLTEQLGQQWGAETYACHAHSPWEKGSVENSNGLIRQFFPKGTDFTEVKLEEVLVVQHLLNNRPRKGLGYRTPLEVHSHHQRRALAT comes from the coding sequence ATGCGCTACCACCGAATCACGCTTCCCACACGCTACCGGATTCACGCACTCCACCAGGCTGGGCATAGCCCCACCGACATCGGTCAGCAGCTCGGTTTCCACCGTACCACCATCACCAAAGAACTGAAGCGCGTCACACCATACCACCCCGAACTCGCCCACCAGAACGCGATTGCGGAGCAGTCGCGCCGACACCTGTCCCGCATCGCGCCCCACCTGTGGAACATGGTCACCGCACGACTCAAGGAATTTCACAGCCCAGAGCAGATTTATGGTCGCTGCAAGTTGGAGGGGCAGCCCTGCCCCTCCATTGAGGCCATCTACCAGTTCGCCTACCGCTCCCCGGAACTGACCGCGTTTCTGCGTCAGGGGCGTAAATCCCGTCGTCACCGCTCTTGCACGCGGAAAGCGCCTGAATTGTGGCAGAGCATCACCGAGCGCCCACAGGAAGCCAATAAGCGCAGCGAAATTGGTCATCTGGAAGCTGATTTACTCGAAGGGAAGAAAGGCAAAGGCAGCATGGTGGTGATGGAAGACCGCTGTTCACGCCTGGTCACGCTGAATCTGGTGATGCGCAAGACCGCAGTAGAGGTATTCTCGGCGATGGATGCCGTACTGGACACGCATATCGTCAAGACCATCACCATTGACCAGGGGCGTGAGTTCGTGCTGACCGAGCAACTCGGTCAGCAGTGGGGAGCAGAAACCTACGCCTGCCATGCCCATTCACCGTGGGAAAAGGGGTCAGTGGAGAACAGCAACGGGCTGATACGCCAGTTTTTCCCGAAGGGAACGGATTTTACAGAGGTTAAGTTAGAGGAAGTGCTTGTGGTACAGCATTTACTGAATAACAGACCCAGAAAGGGGTTGGGCTATCGCACCCCACTTGAGGTACACTCCCACCATCAGAGGCGTGCGCTAGCAACTTGA
- the carB gene encoding carbamoyl-phosphate synthase large subunit — MPKRTDLQTILILGSGPIQIGQAAEFDYSGTQALKALKSEGYRVVLVNSNPATIMTDPDLADATYLEPLTPEFVEKIIEKEKPDAILPTLGGQTALNLAMELHERGSLEKYGVELIGAGVEAIKKGEDRELFQAAMKKIGVETARGKMVHSMEEAVEYQKEIGLPIVIRPSFTLGGTGGGIAHTYEEFLAITEGGLRDSPVTSVLLEESILGWKEYELEVMRDTADTVIIITSIENFDPMGVHTGDSITVAPAQTLSDVEYQRLRDQSLAIIREIGVATGGSNIQFAVNPDNGRVIVIEMNPRVSRSSALASKATGFPIAKIAALLAVGYHLDELPNDITRVTPASFEPSIDYVVTKIPRFAFEKFPGTPDGLGTQMRSVGEVMAIGRTFKESLQKALRSTEGDIRGVYAEMDEAGLRALLYPNPRRIEAVIELLRRGESVESLFDATKIDRWFLSQLKEIMDAEKEILDLGPIAEWKYEIWREIKRLGFSDARIGEIVGLSELEVRALRKKAKATPVYKTVDTCAAEFEAHTPYHYSTYEWEDEVAPTDKPKVVILGSGPNRIGQGVEFDYATVHAVWALQEAGYETIMVNSNPETVSTDYDTADRLYFEPLTFEDVMNIVEHEKPVGVIVQLGGQTPLKLARKLADAGAPIIGTSPETIHEAEDRASFNALCERLGLPQPRGKVAETPAQARELAAELGFPLMARPSYVLGGRAMRTVRSMDELTTYLDEVYAAVEGQPSILLDQFLEGALELDVDTLCDGERAVVAGIMEHVEAAGVHSGDSACVLPPVNLSAELTQRVKADTERLALALGVKGLMNVQWAVKDGVAYILEANPRASRTVPFVSKAVNHPLAKSAARIAAGQTLEQIGLLETPTPRMYSVKEVHLPFLKFKDVLPVLGPEMKSTGESMGIDADPYLAFYRAQLGAKNYLPLEGTALLLGDGLDDVAGMLSEAGLKVIREQSGEELPDLLIDVTGSALLRTALERGVPIVSTREGAEWTARAIKAAVGAELGVKGLQEWVND, encoded by the coding sequence ATGCCTAAGCGTACAGACCTCCAGACGATCCTTATCCTCGGCAGCGGCCCCATTCAGATCGGGCAGGCCGCCGAGTTCGACTATTCGGGCACGCAGGCGCTCAAGGCGCTGAAAAGCGAGGGCTACCGCGTGGTGCTGGTGAACTCCAACCCGGCGACCATCATGACCGACCCCGATCTGGCCGACGCGACGTATCTGGAGCCGCTGACGCCCGAGTTCGTGGAGAAGATCATCGAGAAGGAGAAGCCGGACGCGATTCTGCCCACGCTGGGCGGGCAGACGGCGCTGAACCTGGCGATGGAACTGCACGAGCGCGGCAGCCTCGAAAAATACGGCGTGGAGCTGATCGGCGCGGGCGTGGAGGCCATCAAGAAGGGCGAAGACCGCGAGCTGTTCCAGGCCGCCATGAAGAAGATCGGCGTGGAGACCGCACGCGGCAAGATGGTGCATTCGATGGAAGAGGCCGTGGAGTACCAGAAGGAGATCGGCCTGCCCATCGTCATCCGGCCCAGCTTTACCCTCGGCGGCACGGGTGGCGGCATCGCGCACACATACGAGGAGTTCCTGGCGATTACGGAAGGCGGCCTGCGCGACAGCCCCGTGACCAGCGTGCTGCTGGAAGAGAGCATCCTGGGCTGGAAGGAATACGAGCTGGAAGTGATGCGCGACACGGCGGACACCGTCATCATCATCACGTCCATCGAGAACTTCGACCCGATGGGCGTCCACACGGGCGACTCCATCACCGTCGCGCCTGCCCAGACCCTCAGCGACGTGGAATACCAGCGGCTGCGCGACCAGTCGCTCGCCATCATCCGCGAAATCGGCGTGGCGACGGGCGGCAGCAACATCCAGTTCGCGGTGAACCCCGACAACGGGCGCGTCATTGTCATCGAGATGAACCCGCGCGTGAGCCGTTCCTCGGCGCTGGCAAGCAAGGCCACCGGCTTCCCGATTGCCAAAATCGCCGCGCTGCTGGCGGTGGGCTACCACCTGGACGAGCTGCCCAACGACATCACCCGCGTGACCCCGGCCAGCTTCGAGCCGAGCATCGACTACGTGGTGACCAAGATTCCGCGTTTCGCCTTCGAGAAGTTCCCCGGCACGCCCGACGGGCTGGGCACGCAGATGCGCTCGGTGGGCGAGGTCATGGCGATTGGCCGCACCTTCAAGGAGTCGCTGCAAAAGGCGCTGCGCTCGACCGAAGGCGACATCCGGGGCGTGTACGCCGAGATGGACGAGGCCGGACTGCGGGCGCTGCTGTACCCCAACCCGCGCCGCATCGAGGCCGTGATCGAGCTGCTGCGCCGGGGCGAGAGCGTGGAGAGCCTCTTCGACGCGACCAAGATCGACCGCTGGTTCCTCTCGCAGCTCAAGGAAATCATGGACGCCGAGAAGGAAATCCTCGACCTCGGCCCCATCGCGGAATGGAAGTACGAAATCTGGCGTGAAATCAAGCGCCTGGGCTTTTCCGATGCGCGGATTGGCGAGATCGTGGGTCTGAGTGAATTGGAAGTCCGCGCCTTACGCAAAAAAGCCAAAGCCACGCCCGTCTACAAGACGGTGGACACCTGCGCCGCCGAGTTCGAGGCGCACACGCCGTACCACTACTCCACCTACGAATGGGAAGACGAGGTGGCCCCCACCGACAAACCCAAAGTGGTGATTCTGGGCAGCGGCCCCAACCGCATCGGGCAGGGCGTGGAGTTCGATTACGCCACCGTTCACGCGGTCTGGGCGCTTCAGGAAGCGGGGTATGAGACCATCATGGTCAACTCCAACCCCGAGACGGTCAGCACCGACTACGACACCGCCGACCGCCTGTACTTCGAGCCGCTGACCTTCGAGGACGTGATGAACATCGTCGAGCACGAGAAGCCCGTGGGCGTGATCGTGCAACTCGGCGGGCAGACGCCGCTGAAACTGGCCCGCAAACTGGCGGATGCGGGTGCGCCCATCATCGGCACCAGCCCCGAGACCATCCACGAGGCCGAAGACCGCGCCAGTTTCAACGCGCTGTGCGAACGCCTGGGCCTGCCGCAGCCGAGGGGCAAAGTGGCCGAAACGCCCGCCCAGGCGCGGGAACTCGCCGCCGAACTCGGCTTCCCGCTGATGGCGCGGCCCAGTTACGTCCTCGGCGGGCGGGCCATGCGCACCGTGCGCAGCATGGATGAACTGACCACCTATCTGGACGAGGTGTACGCCGCCGTGGAAGGGCAGCCCAGCATCCTCCTCGACCAGTTTCTGGAAGGCGCACTGGAACTCGACGTGGACACCCTCTGCGACGGGGAACGTGCGGTGGTCGCGGGCATCATGGAACACGTCGAAGCCGCCGGAGTCCACAGCGGGGACAGCGCGTGCGTCCTGCCGCCCGTGAACCTCAGCGCCGAACTCACCCAGCGCGTGAAGGCCGACACGGAACGCCTCGCGCTCGCCCTGGGCGTCAAGGGCCTGATGAACGTGCAGTGGGCCGTGAAAGACGGCGTGGCGTACATCCTGGAAGCCAACCCCCGCGCCAGCCGCACCGTGCCGTTCGTGAGCAAGGCCGTGAACCACCCGCTCGCCAAGAGTGCCGCCCGCATTGCCGCCGGGCAGACGCTGGAGCAGATTGGCCTGCTGGAAACGCCCACGCCGCGCATGTACTCGGTGAAAGAAGTTCACCTGCCGTTCCTGAAGTTCAAGGATGTGCTGCCCGTGCTGGGGCCGGAAATGAAAAGCACCGGCGAAAGCATGGGCATAGACGCCGACCCGTACCTGGCGTTCTACCGGGCGCAACTCGGCGCGAAAAACTACCTGCCGCTGGAAGGAACCGCCCTGCTCCTCGGGGACGGGCTGGACGACGTGGCCGGAATGCTGAGTGAAGCCGGATTGAAGGTCATTCGGGAACAGAGCGGCGAAGAGTTGCCTGACCTGCTGATCGACGTGACCGGCTCGGCGCTGCTGCGAACCGCCCTGGAACGCGGCGTGCCGATTGTCAGTACGAGGGAAGGAGCCGAGTGGACGGCACGGGCGATTAAGGCCGCCGTGGGCGCGGAGTTGGGCGTGAAGGGGTTGCAGGAGTGGGTGAACGACTGA
- a CDS encoding AbrB/MazE/SpoVT family DNA-binding domain-containing protein, with translation MTSPHPLYLKLQPQGRVLIPSEARARLDVKEGDELILLELEDGYKLTSRRLLAQSLYGSLQKTGEMKDRDFTQELLDERRAEAKKKGW, from the coding sequence ATGACTTCCCCTCATCCTCTTTATCTGAAATTACAACCACAAGGACGGGTGCTGATCCCCTCCGAAGCTCGCGCCAGACTGGACGTGAAAGAAGGCGACGAGTTGATCCTGCTGGAACTGGAGGACGGCTACAAGCTCACCAGCCGCCGCCTGCTGGCCCAATCCCTGTACGGCAGCTTGCAGAAAACGGGCGAGATGAAAGACCGGGACTTTACTCAGGAACTCCTGGACGAACGCCGTGCAGAAGCGAAGAAGAAAGGCTGGTAA
- a CDS encoding PIN domain-containing protein, which translates to MLLDASAIIAFLLKEEGGAEVLNVVGSRPCFVSSVTLTEVQGKLIGRGAFTPKQVQAHLDPLLGLAREVVFDADCREAAVFYYARKSPYDLSLGDAACLGTAEVLKVDVLTAEQNWAKIPDLPFNVRLIR; encoded by the coding sequence GTGCTGCTGGATGCCAGTGCCATCATCGCGTTCCTGCTGAAAGAAGAGGGCGGTGCGGAAGTTCTGAACGTGGTGGGGAGTCGCCCATGCTTCGTGAGCAGCGTGACCCTGACGGAAGTTCAGGGAAAGTTGATTGGGAGGGGCGCGTTCACGCCGAAGCAAGTTCAGGCGCACCTTGACCCGCTGCTGGGGCTAGCGCGTGAAGTGGTGTTCGACGCTGATTGTCGTGAAGCTGCCGTGTTCTACTACGCCCGCAAGTCTCCGTATGACCTGAGCCTTGGGGATGCAGCCTGTCTGGGAACAGCGGAAGTCCTGAAGGTGGATGTGCTGACTGCCGAGCAAAACTGGGCCAAGATTCCCGACCTGCCTTTCAACGTTCGCTTGATTCGCTGA
- a CDS encoding helix-turn-helix domain-containing protein codes for MTARMQIGLAGLLRQHNITQKQLAQAARMRPATVNAIYNARIERVEISTLVDLVAGLRKLGIHADVGDILQVVDVPDQAEQAARERALRLLGGEPWGLKPTGLNPPVPVKGPPIEEILKEHRGPEL; via the coding sequence ATGACCGCACGGATGCAGATTGGCCTCGCTGGGCTTCTCAGACAACACAACATCACCCAGAAGCAACTGGCCCAGGCTGCCCGGATGCGCCCCGCCACGGTGAACGCCATTTACAACGCCCGCATTGAACGGGTCGAAATTAGCACCCTCGTCGATCTTGTCGCTGGACTCAGGAAACTCGGCATTCACGCCGATGTAGGCGACATCCTGCAAGTCGTTGATGTCCCCGACCAAGCAGAACAGGCCGCACGAGAACGCGCCCTGCGCCTGCTGGGTGGCGAACCGTGGGGACTGAAACCCACTGGGTTGAACCCGCCCGTTCCTGTAAAAGGCCCACCCATAGAAGAAATTCTGAAGGAACACCGGGGGCCGGAACTTTGA
- a CDS encoding ribbon-helix-helix domain-containing protein gives MTYQNAERMTISLPPDIARYIKDYQQTHGLESRSEAFVKAVQALREQELAEQYTALARENDPERALFLEGNTDGLEPSDGSEWL, from the coding sequence ATGACTTACCAGAACGCCGAACGCATGACCATCAGCCTGCCGCCCGATATCGCCCGTTACATCAAGGACTACCAGCAAACGCACGGACTGGAAAGCCGCAGCGAAGCCTTCGTGAAAGCCGTTCAAGCCCTCAGGGAACAGGAACTGGCCGAGCAATACACCGCACTCGCCCGTGAGAACGACCCCGAACGCGCCCTCTTTCTGGAAGGCAACACCGACGGACTGGAACCCAGCGACGGTAGCGAATGGCTGTAG
- a CDS encoding type II toxin-antitoxin system VapC family toxin, with product MTLLYLDTSALIRIYTQEPDYQHVIQEKQQSSGVICHEITYVEAMAALAGRRARRLLSVRQHQLAVTAFQNDWPTFRHVSLDQQLLQDAAALAQAHTLRAYDAVHLAAAQAVSPLGLQFMTFDTNLRAVAEQVLPGQVWTP from the coding sequence TTGACGCTGCTGTATCTGGACACCAGCGCCCTGATTCGCATTTACACCCAGGAACCCGACTATCAGCACGTCATTCAGGAGAAACAACAGTCCAGCGGCGTGATCTGCCATGAAATCACTTACGTGGAAGCTATGGCCGCACTGGCAGGCAGGCGAGCGCGAAGGCTCCTGAGCGTCAGGCAACACCAACTGGCCGTCACGGCCTTCCAGAACGACTGGCCCACCTTCAGGCACGTTTCTCTTGACCAGCAACTCTTGCAGGACGCCGCCGCGCTCGCGCAGGCACACACTCTGCGGGCCTACGACGCCGTTCATCTGGCCGCCGCGCAAGCTGTCTCTCCACTTGGACTTCAGTTCATGACCTTCGACACGAACTTGAGAGCTGTGGCCGAGCAGGTGTTACCGGGACAGGTATGGACGCCGTGA